The Echeneis naucrates chromosome 23, fEcheNa1.1, whole genome shotgun sequence genome has a segment encoding these proteins:
- the sypl1 gene encoding synaptophysin-like protein 1, protein MMTGFRLNLSPLKEPLGFVKLVEWLTAIFAFGSCGGFSGKNVLSLFCGDGRNESLNANFHYPFRLSQIPLVVGNTTLCNHSVTTTYMVGDSASSAEFFVGIATVCFLYSMVALLVYLGYMHIYKDSDFGPIFDFLITAILVFLWLVCSSAWAKGLQNVKDATDTDGLSGTLALCKGSNITCEVTEFTNMRTLNISVVFGYLNMFVWAGNAWFVYKETRWHSQKISSQSGHGRQQVPSPI, encoded by the exons CTCACGGCCATATTTGCTTTTGGAAGCTGTGGTGGATTCTCAGGGAAGAACGTCCTATCTCTCTTCTGTGGCGATGGCAGGAATGAGTCTCTTAATGCCAACTTCCACTACCCATTTAG GTTAAGCCAAATCCCACTCGTAGTGGGAAACACGACTCTCTGTAACCACTCTGTCACGACCACATACATGGTGGGGGATTCAGCCTCCTCAGCAGAGTTCTTTGTGGGCATTGCTACCGTCTGCTTCCTGTACAGCATGGTGGCATTGTTGGTTTATTTAGGCTACATGCACATCTACAAGGACTCTGACTTTGGACCCATTTTT GACTTTTTGATCACAGCAATCCTGGTCTTCCTGTGGCTGGTGTGCTCATCTGCCTGGGCAAAGGGCCTGCAGAACGTGAAGGATGCCACAGACACTGATGGCCTCAGTGGCACATTGGCACTCTGCAAAGGAAGCAATATCACCTGCGAGGTCACAGAGTTCACCAACATGCGAACCCTTAACATCTCTGTG GTGTTTGGCTACctcaacatgtttgtgtgggcGGGCAATGCTTGGTTTGTGTACAAGGAGACTCGCTGGCACTCTCAGAAAATCTCTTCCCAGTCTGGACATGGAAGGCAACAGGTCCCTTCACCCATCTAA